One part of the Marmota flaviventris isolate mMarFla1 chromosome 4, mMarFla1.hap1, whole genome shotgun sequence genome encodes these proteins:
- the Gpr12 gene encoding G-protein coupled receptor 12, which translates to MNEDLKVNLSGLPRDYLDAGANENISAAVSSQVPVVESEPELIVNPWDIVLCTSGTLISCENAIVVLIIFHNPSLRAPMFLLIGSLALADLLAGIGLIINFVFAYLLQSEATKLVTIGLIVASFSASVCSLLAITVDRYLSLYYALTYHSERTVTFTYVMLVMLWGTSICLGLLPVMGWNCLRDESTCSVVRPLTKNNAAILSVSFLFMFALMLQLYIQICKIVMRHAHQIALQHHFLATSHYVTTRKGVSTLAIILGTFAACWMPFTLYSLIADYTYPSIYTYATLLPATYNSIINPVIYAFRNQEIQKALCLICCGCIPSSLSQRARSPSDV; encoded by the coding sequence ATGAATGAAGACCTGAAGGTCAATTTAAGCGGGCTGCCTCGGGATTATTTAGATGCCGGTGCCAACGAGAACATCTCAGCCGCTGTCTCCTCCCAGGTTCCGGTTGTAGAGTCAGAGCCTGAGCTCATAGTCAACCCTTGGGACATTGTCTTGTGTACCTCAGGAACCCTCATCTCCTGTGAAAATGCCATTGTGGTCCTTATCATCTTCCACAACCCTAGCCTGCGAGCACCTATGTTCTTGCTGATAGGCAGTCTGGCTCTTGCAGACCTGCTGGCTGGCATTGGACTCATCATCAATTTTGTTTTTGCCTACCTGCTTCAGTCAGAAGCCACCAAACTGGTCACCATCGGACTCATTGTCGCCTCCTTCTCCGCCTCTGTGTGCAGCTTGCTGGCTATCACTGTTGACCGCTACCTCTCGCTGTATTACGCTCTGACGTACCATTCCGAAAGGACGGTCACATTTACCTATGTCATGCTGGTCATGCTCTGGGGGACTTCCATCTGCCTGGGGCTACTGCCTGTCATGGGCTGGAACTGCCTGCGGGACGAGTCCACTTGCAGCGTGGTCAGACCTCTCACCAAGAACAACGCAGCCATTCTTTCCGTCTCTTTCCTCTTTATGTTTGCACTGATGCTTCAACTCTACATTCAGATCTGTAAGATTGTGATGAGGCACGCCCATCAGATAGCCCTGCAACACCACTTCCTGGCCACATCACACTATGTGACCACCCGGAAAGGGGTCTCCACCCTGGCTATCATCCTTGGGACATTTGCTGCTTGCTGGATGCCTTTCACCCTCTATTCCTTGATAGCAGATTACACCTATCCTTCCATCTATACCTACGCTACTCTCCTGCCTGCCACCTACAATTCCATCATCAATCCTGTTATATATGCTTTCAGAAACCAAGAGATCCAGAAAGCCCTCTGCCTCATCTGCTGCGGCTGCATCCCATCCAGCCTGTCCCAGAGGGCACGATCGCCTAGTGATGTGTAG